The Streptomyces sp. HSG2 genome has a segment encoding these proteins:
- the rimM gene encoding ribosome maturation factor RimM (Essential for efficient processing of 16S rRNA) has product MQLVVARIGRAHGIRGEVSVEVRTDEPELRLGPGAVLATDPPAVGPLTIETGRVHSGRLLLRFVGIRDRGAAEALRNTLLIAEVDPDERPDGEDEYYDHQLIDLDVVTVDGTPVGRITGISHLPTQDLFVVERADGGEVYVPFVGEIVTEIDLDAQRAVVDPPPGLIDEAVGAPVPDEGDA; this is encoded by the coding sequence GTGCAGTTGGTAGTCGCGCGCATCGGTCGTGCCCACGGCATCAGGGGCGAGGTGAGTGTCGAGGTGCGCACCGACGAGCCGGAGCTCCGGCTCGGCCCCGGTGCCGTCCTGGCGACCGACCCCCCCGCCGTCGGCCCCCTGACCATCGAGACCGGTCGTGTCCACAGCGGTCGGTTGCTGCTGCGCTTCGTCGGAATCCGGGACCGCGGTGCCGCGGAGGCACTGCGCAACACTCTGTTGATCGCCGAGGTCGACCCGGACGAACGACCCGACGGGGAGGACGAGTACTACGATCACCAGTTGATCGACCTGGACGTGGTCACCGTCGACGGCACGCCGGTCGGCAGGATCACCGGGATCTCCCACCTGCCCACCCAGGACCTGTTCGTGGTGGAGCGGGCGGACGGTGGCGAGGTCTACGTGCCGTTCGTCGGCGAGATCGTCACCGAGATCGACCTCGACGCGCAGCGCGCGGTCGTCGACCCGCCGCCCGGGCTGATCGACGAGGCGGTCGGCGCCCCGGTACCCGACGAGGGCGACGCCTGA
- the lepB gene encoding signal peptidase I, which yields MTNDGSEDGRAGAGEEGGRRASPGGGQAKKQRSFWKELPILIGVALVLALLIKTFLVQAFSIPSASMQNTLTEGDRVLVDKLTPWFGSEPERGEVVVFHDPDDWLAGEPTADPNALQTFLSWIGLMPSAEEQDLIKRVIAVGGDRVQCQGTGPVMVNGKALDEPYVYPGNTPCSVDEQGGQFDKTVPDGFIWVMGDHRQNSRDSRYNTGDENGGMVPVEDVIGRAIVVAWPIDRWHTLPIPSTFDQAGLNDQASAARLLSVAPHGAALAGAAPLLLWKRRRIDTPLARRADETRG from the coding sequence GTGACGAACGACGGGTCCGAGGACGGACGCGCCGGCGCTGGTGAAGAGGGCGGCCGACGAGCGTCCCCCGGCGGAGGACAGGCGAAGAAGCAGCGTTCCTTCTGGAAGGAACTGCCGATCCTGATCGGTGTCGCCTTGGTGCTCGCCCTCCTCATCAAGACGTTCCTGGTCCAGGCCTTCTCCATCCCGTCCGCGTCGATGCAGAACACCCTCACCGAGGGCGACCGGGTACTCGTCGACAAGCTGACGCCCTGGTTCGGATCCGAGCCGGAGCGGGGCGAGGTCGTCGTCTTCCACGACCCCGACGACTGGCTCGCGGGCGAGCCCACCGCCGATCCGAACGCTTTGCAGACCTTCCTTAGCTGGATCGGCCTGATGCCGTCCGCCGAGGAGCAGGACCTGATCAAGCGGGTCATCGCGGTGGGCGGCGACAGGGTCCAGTGCCAGGGCACCGGCCCGGTCATGGTCAACGGCAAGGCGTTGGACGAGCCCTACGTCTACCCGGGCAACACGCCCTGCAGCGTGGACGAACAGGGCGGTCAGTTCGACAAAACCGTCCCGGACGGCTTCATCTGGGTCATGGGCGACCACCGGCAGAACTCGCGCGACTCGCGCTACAACACCGGCGACGAGAACGGCGGCATGGTGCCGGTGGAGGATGTGATCGGACGAGCCATCGTGGTCGCCTGGCCGATCGACCGTTGGCACACCCTGCCGATCCCCTCGACCTTCGACCAGGCCGGCCTCAACGACCAGGCGTCCGCTGCCCGACTGCTGTCCGTGGCGCCGCACGGAGCAGCCCTCGCCGGGGCCGCGCCGCTTCTCCTCTGGAAGCGCCGGAGGATCGACACGCCCCTGGCGCGCCGAGCGGACGAAACGCGGGGCTGA
- the lepB gene encoding signal peptidase I, which yields MGSRGKPRGGAAGSAESLLPTGTRRAREPSGGRSRAERRKLQRKVRRRRRSGAVKEVPLLVGVAVLIALVLKTFLLQAFVIPSGSMEQTIRVGDRVIVDKLTPWFGAEPQRGDVVVFSDPGGWLRGEGTPVSDDPLVVGQVKKGLALIGLLPSDDEQDLIKRVVGVGGDRVRCCDAEGRVTVNGVPLDERAYLYPGDLPSREEFDITVPDGRLWVMGDHRSASADSREHQETYSGTVSKDDVLGRAMLIAWPFGHWATLDRPDTYAAVPDAESPAGVASAASHRVGAYDAKEMIWLPIPAVLPLVMGVLGPRRARRGRRHGRRSWRGGCGGWRTVRTGWRRRPRAVRGSGYHGRGRRFHPGERRTGDRGWRGDERRVRGRTRRRW from the coding sequence GTGGGTAGTCGCGGCAAGCCGCGCGGGGGGGCCGCCGGTTCCGCGGAGAGCCTCTTGCCCACCGGCACCAGGAGGGCCAGGGAACCGTCCGGCGGTCGCTCCCGCGCGGAGCGGCGGAAGCTCCAGCGCAAGGTCAGGCGGCGGCGCAGGAGCGGAGCCGTGAAGGAGGTGCCGCTTCTCGTCGGCGTGGCCGTGCTGATCGCGCTGGTCCTCAAGACCTTCCTGCTCCAGGCCTTCGTGATCCCCTCCGGGTCCATGGAGCAGACCATCCGGGTCGGAGACCGGGTCATCGTCGACAAGCTCACCCCATGGTTCGGGGCCGAGCCGCAGCGGGGAGACGTGGTCGTCTTCAGCGATCCCGGCGGCTGGCTGCGAGGGGAGGGTACTCCGGTCTCCGACGACCCCCTCGTCGTCGGGCAGGTCAAGAAGGGCCTGGCCCTGATCGGTCTGTTGCCGTCGGACGACGAGCAGGATCTGATCAAGAGGGTGGTGGGTGTGGGCGGTGACCGTGTCCGCTGCTGCGACGCGGAGGGCCGCGTCACCGTCAACGGCGTCCCGCTGGACGAGCGCGCCTACCTCTACCCCGGGGACCTGCCCTCCCGCGAGGAGTTCGACATCACCGTCCCGGACGGCCGGCTGTGGGTCATGGGCGACCACCGCTCCGCCTCCGCCGACTCCAGGGAACACCAGGAGACCTACTCCGGTACGGTCTCGAAGGACGACGTGCTGGGGCGGGCCATGCTCATCGCGTGGCCGTTCGGGCACTGGGCCACCCTGGACAGGCCGGACACCTATGCCGCCGTGCCCGACGCGGAATCCCCCGCGGGAGTCGCCTCCGCCGCTTCGCATAGGGTTGGCGCCTACGATGCGAAAGAGATGATCTGGCTCCCGATCCCTGCGGTACTCCCGCTCGTTATGGGAGTACTGGGCCCGCGCCGCGCACGGCGCGGGCGGCGGCACGGAAGAAGGAGTTGGCGTGGGGGATGTGGCGGTTGGCGCACGGTCCGGACAGGGTGGCGAAGACGACCGCGGGCGGTCCGTGGAAGCGGCTACCACGGGCGCGGGCGGCGCTTCCACCCCGGAGAACGACGGACCGGCGACAGAGGGTGGCGCGGTGACGAACGACGGGTCCGAGGACGGACGCGCCGGCGCTGGTGA
- a CDS encoding cytosine permease: protein MRRVPERAKRVWYVMLVQRLGQLSALTQFMIGTTLGMGMTFRDAVIAITIGSVFLELVTILTGIAGMREGLPTALLARWTGFGGGGSAIVGLVIVLTTVGWFGIQNTFLARSLERTVGGPQWAWCLLGGAIVIAVVVYGFASMTWVAFAVVPLFLALIAFTVLRTLNAHSPADLVTSPPPGSPLTIGAGATLVAGGFIVGAIFTPDMTRFNRSASDVVKQTVVGVTVGEYTVCLSGVLLAHATGSSDIVAIVLGSGGVVAAVIVITAVLKVNDWNLYASSLATVNSVDVLFGGRRPSRVVVAVTLGSAGSALSAVGIIEQFTPLLTAMGVVLPPVAGIMIAEYFVVRTWRGALDDARRRGELPAEPPRWSIPCLAVWAASAAGGHWLQFGVPALNSIALAFGLYSALGRLGSTGGTRGTRSGRTA, encoded by the coding sequence ATGAGACGCGTCCCGGAGCGGGCGAAGCGGGTGTGGTACGTCATGCTCGTACAGAGACTCGGCCAGCTCTCCGCGCTCACGCAGTTCATGATCGGCACGACCCTCGGCATGGGGATGACGTTCCGCGACGCGGTGATCGCGATCACCATCGGCTCCGTCTTCCTGGAACTCGTCACGATCCTGACCGGAATCGCCGGAATGCGGGAAGGTCTGCCGACAGCGCTGTTGGCACGCTGGACAGGCTTCGGCGGCGGAGGATCCGCGATCGTGGGCCTCGTCATCGTGCTCACCACCGTCGGCTGGTTCGGGATTCAGAACACGTTCCTGGCGCGGAGCCTGGAGCGGACCGTGGGCGGTCCGCAGTGGGCCTGGTGCCTGCTCGGCGGCGCCATCGTCATCGCGGTCGTCGTCTACGGATTCGCGTCGATGACGTGGGTGGCCTTCGCCGTGGTCCCACTGTTCCTTGCATTGATCGCGTTCACCGTGCTGCGGACCCTGAACGCCCACTCGCCGGCCGATCTGGTCACCTCTCCTCCTCCTGGGTCACCGCTGACCATCGGCGCGGGCGCCACCCTGGTCGCCGGTGGCTTCATCGTGGGCGCGATCTTCACGCCCGACATGACCCGCTTCAACCGAAGCGCGTCGGACGTGGTCAAACAGACCGTCGTCGGTGTGACCGTCGGCGAGTACACGGTCTGCCTCAGCGGAGTGCTGCTCGCCCACGCGACGGGATCCTCGGACATCGTGGCCATCGTGCTGGGCTCGGGCGGGGTGGTCGCCGCAGTGATCGTGATCACCGCCGTGCTGAAGGTGAACGACTGGAATCTCTACGCCTCCTCGCTGGCCACGGTGAACTCGGTCGATGTGCTCTTCGGAGGCAGGAGGCCATCGCGCGTCGTGGTCGCCGTGACCCTCGGCTCGGCCGGATCGGCCCTCTCGGCCGTAGGCATCATCGAGCAGTTCACACCGCTGCTGACGGCGATGGGGGTGGTTCTGCCACCGGTAGCGGGCATCATGATCGCCGAGTACTTCGTGGTGAGGACGTGGCGGGGAGCTCTCGACGACGCTCGTCGACGCGGCGAGCTGCCCGCCGAACCGCCACGATGGTCGATCCCCTGCCTGGCGGTGTGGGCCGCCTCCGCCGCGGGAGGTCACTGGCTCCAATTCGGCGTCCCGGCGCTGAACTCCATCGCCCTGGCCTTCGGGCTCTACTCCGCCCTGGGAAGACTCGGATCGACCGGCGGCACCCGCGGGACTCGAAGCGGGCGCACCGCATGA
- a CDS encoding RNA-binding protein, with the protein MLEEALEHLVKGIVDNPDDVRVASRTLRRGRVLEVRVHPEDLGKVIGRNGRTARALRTVVGAIGGRGVRVDLVDVDHVR; encoded by the coding sequence ATGCTCGAGGAGGCTCTCGAGCACCTCGTGAAGGGCATCGTCGACAACCCCGACGATGTGCGGGTGGCGTCGCGCACCCTGCGGCGCGGCCGCGTGTTGGAGGTTCGGGTACACCCCGAGGACCTCGGCAAGGTGATCGGCCGCAACGGTCGCACCGCACGCGCGTTGCGTACCGTCGTGGGCGCCATCGGCGGCCGGGGCGTCCGCGTCGATTTGGTCGACGTGGATCACGTCCGCTGA
- the rpsP gene encoding 30S ribosomal protein S16, translating to MAVKIKLKRLGKIRSPHYRIVVADSRTRRDGRAIEEIGKYHPTYNPSVMEVDADRVAYWLSVGAQPTEPVLAILKKTGDWQKFKGEPAPAPLLQPAEKAARPTFEALGGEDEGKGEAITQKKKAEKKDEAAAESGAEA from the coding sequence GTGGCAGTCAAGATCAAGCTGAAGCGTCTGGGCAAGATCCGTTCGCCTCACTACCGCATCGTCGTCGCCGACTCCCGCACCCGCCGTGACGGCCGTGCGATCGAGGAGATCGGCAAGTACCACCCGACGTACAACCCGTCGGTGATGGAGGTCGACGCGGACCGCGTGGCCTACTGGCTCTCGGTCGGCGCCCAGCCGACCGAGCCCGTTCTCGCCATCCTGAAGAAGACCGGCGACTGGCAGAAGTTCAAGGGCGAGCCCGCCCCGGCGCCGCTGCTGCAGCCGGCGGAGAAGGCGGCCCGACCCACGTTCGAGGCGCTCGGCGGCGAGGACGAGGGCAAGGGTGAGGCGATCACCCAGAAGAAGAAGGCTGAGAAGAAGGACGAGGCCGCCGCCGAGTCCGGCGCCGAGGCCTGA
- a CDS encoding methyltransferase domain-containing protein, with amino-acid sequence MFVPLYEAVYRRLAVGAGTRLLGVGCGSGLALLMATALGARVTGVDADPERRALARERLDPRTRDTGRVPTRHTGQGGPLEGGRGLPPNRGRAPGGGNVVGEAHALHGTADGPYTVVTALEPIGLGTDLDAVVESLTAAIRLAEHQTPVVLTGWGPTERCTTPSVLATVARLAQASDGAASETDGDAALREVARRTGLVPDGSGEVSCPFGYADVDSAVRGLWSTGLLNAACEADRSLVEKELAEALQPYRRAGGAVWMPNVFRYLVTRTR; translated from the coding sequence ATGTTCGTCCCCCTCTACGAGGCGGTGTACCGGCGACTCGCCGTGGGGGCCGGGACGCGCCTGCTGGGAGTGGGCTGCGGATCCGGCCTGGCACTGCTGATGGCCACCGCGCTGGGCGCCAGAGTGACCGGCGTCGACGCGGACCCGGAACGCCGCGCGCTCGCGCGCGAGCGATTGGACCCGCGTACGCGGGACACCGGACGGGTTCCGACCCGCCACACCGGGCAAGGTGGGCCCCTGGAGGGCGGTCGGGGCCTGCCCCCGAACCGCGGTCGGGCCCCCGGGGGCGGGAACGTCGTCGGCGAGGCACATGCGCTGCACGGGACGGCGGACGGCCCGTACACCGTGGTGACCGCATTGGAACCGATCGGCCTCGGGACCGATCTCGACGCCGTCGTGGAGTCGCTGACGGCGGCGATCCGGCTGGCCGAGCACCAGACGCCGGTGGTGCTGACCGGCTGGGGGCCGACGGAGCGGTGCACGACGCCCTCCGTGCTGGCGACGGTCGCCCGTCTCGCCCAGGCATCGGACGGGGCCGCCTCGGAAACCGACGGCGACGCCGCGCTGCGGGAGGTGGCCCGTCGAACAGGGCTCGTCCCCGACGGCTCCGGGGAAGTCTCCTGCCCGTTCGGCTACGCGGATGTCGACAGCGCCGTCCGGGGGCTGTGGTCGACGGGGTTGCTGAACGCCGCCTGCGAGGCGGACCGGTCGCTGGTCGAGAAGGAGTTGGCCGAGGCGCTCCAGCCGTATCGCCGCGCCGGCGGGGCGGTGTGGATGCCGAACGTCTTCCGCTACCTCGTCACACGCACGCGCTGA
- the trmD gene encoding tRNA (guanosine(37)-N1)-methyltransferase TrmD has product MRLDVVTIFPEYLEPLNVSLVGKARARGRLGVHVHDLRDWTHDRHHTVDDTPYGGGPGMVMKTEPWGDALDTVLADGYERGGRRPALVVPTPSGRPFTQELAGRLSERPWLIFTPARYEGIDRRVVDEYAARMPVYEVSIGDYVLAGGEAAVLVIIEAVARLLPGVLGNAQSHRDDSFAPGAMADLLEGPVYTKPPRWRDRAVPEVLLSGDHGRIARWRRNAALERTAAHRPDLIERCPPETFDRRDRETLSVLGWEPDPRGERRGRFWRRGDLVEE; this is encoded by the coding sequence ATGCGCCTCGACGTCGTCACCATCTTCCCCGAGTACCTGGAGCCGTTGAACGTCTCCCTGGTCGGCAAGGCGCGTGCCCGAGGCCGGTTGGGAGTCCACGTTCACGATCTGCGCGACTGGACCCACGACCGGCACCACACGGTCGACGACACGCCATACGGGGGCGGGCCCGGCATGGTCATGAAGACCGAGCCCTGGGGCGACGCCCTGGACACGGTGTTGGCCGACGGCTACGAACGGGGCGGTCGCCGGCCGGCGCTCGTCGTGCCCACACCCTCGGGGCGCCCCTTCACCCAGGAACTCGCCGGTCGCCTCTCGGAGCGTCCCTGGCTGATCTTCACGCCCGCCCGGTACGAGGGCATCGACCGGCGGGTCGTGGACGAGTACGCCGCGAGGATGCCGGTGTACGAGGTGTCCATCGGCGACTACGTCCTCGCCGGCGGCGAGGCCGCCGTGCTCGTGATCATCGAGGCGGTCGCACGCCTGCTGCCCGGAGTGCTGGGCAACGCGCAGTCCCACCGGGACGACTCCTTCGCGCCCGGCGCCATGGCCGACCTGTTGGAGGGGCCGGTCTACACCAAGCCGCCGCGGTGGCGGGACCGGGCGGTTCCGGAGGTGTTGCTCAGCGGGGACCACGGCCGCATCGCCAGGTGGCGTAGGAACGCGGCACTGGAGCGGACCGCCGCCCACCGTCCCGATCTGATCGAGCGGTGCCCGCCGGAGACCTTCGACCGGCGGGATCGCGAGACACTGTCGGTCCTGGGTTGGGAACCGGATCCGCGAGGGGAGCGTCGCGGCCGGTTTTGGCGCCGGGGCGACCTCGTGGAAGAATAG
- the ffh gene encoding signal recognition particle protein, with product MFDTLSDRLSATFKSLRGKGRLSEADIDATAREIRIALLEADVALPVVRTFIKNVKERALGAEISKALNPAQQFIKVVNEELVTILGGETRRLRFAKQPPTVIMLAGLQGAGKTTLAGKLGRWLREQGHSPLLVACDLQRPNAVNQLGVVAERAGVAVYAPEPGNGVGDPVEVARDSVEHAKAKVHDIVIVDTAGRLGIDQDMMRQAADIRDAVSPDEILFVVDAMIGQDAVNTAEAFRDGVGFDGVVLSKLDGDARGGAALSIRQVTGKPIMFASNGEKLDDFDAFHPDRMASRILDMGDLLTLIEQAEKTFSQEEAEKMASKLASKKGQDFTLDDFLSQMEQVRKMGSISKLLGMLPGMGQIKDQINNLDERDVDRTAAIIKSMTPGERQDPTIINGSRRARIARGSGVEVSAVKGLVERFFEARKMMSRMAQGGGMPGMPGMPGAGGGPGRQKKQAKKAKGKQRSGNPMKRRQQEQEEAARRAAAQSGGAFGLPQQGDKDFELPDEFKKFMG from the coding sequence GTGTTCGATACCCTCTCCGACCGCCTCAGCGCGACGTTCAAGAGCCTCCGCGGCAAGGGCAGGCTGTCCGAGGCTGACATCGACGCCACGGCGCGCGAGATCCGTATCGCGCTCCTTGAGGCGGATGTCGCCCTGCCCGTCGTCCGGACGTTCATCAAGAACGTCAAGGAAAGGGCACTCGGAGCCGAGATCTCCAAGGCCCTCAACCCGGCACAGCAGTTCATCAAGGTCGTCAACGAAGAACTCGTCACCATCCTCGGCGGCGAGACCCGGCGGCTGCGCTTCGCCAAGCAGCCGCCCACCGTGATCATGTTGGCCGGTCTCCAGGGCGCGGGCAAGACCACGCTCGCGGGCAAGCTCGGGCGCTGGCTGCGGGAGCAGGGGCACTCCCCTCTGCTCGTCGCGTGCGACCTGCAACGCCCCAACGCCGTGAACCAGCTCGGTGTCGTCGCCGAGCGCGCGGGCGTGGCCGTCTACGCCCCGGAGCCGGGCAACGGCGTGGGCGACCCGGTCGAGGTCGCCCGGGACTCCGTCGAACACGCCAAGGCCAAGGTCCACGACATCGTGATCGTGGACACGGCCGGTCGCCTCGGCATCGATCAGGACATGATGCGGCAGGCCGCCGACATCCGGGACGCGGTCTCGCCGGACGAGATCCTCTTCGTGGTCGACGCGATGATCGGCCAGGACGCCGTGAACACGGCGGAGGCCTTCCGCGACGGCGTCGGCTTCGACGGTGTCGTGCTGTCCAAGCTCGACGGCGACGCCCGGGGTGGTGCGGCCCTGTCGATCCGACAGGTCACCGGCAAGCCCATCATGTTCGCGTCGAACGGCGAGAAGCTCGACGACTTCGACGCGTTCCACCCGGACCGGATGGCCTCGCGCATCCTCGACATGGGTGATCTCCTCACCCTGATCGAGCAGGCGGAGAAGACGTTCAGTCAGGAAGAGGCCGAGAAGATGGCCTCCAAACTGGCGTCCAAGAAGGGCCAGGACTTCACTCTGGACGACTTCCTGTCCCAGATGGAGCAGGTCCGGAAGATGGGCAGCATCAGCAAGCTGCTCGGCATGCTCCCCGGCATGGGGCAGATCAAGGACCAGATCAACAATCTGGACGAGCGGGACGTCGATCGCACCGCCGCCATCATCAAGTCCATGACGCCGGGCGAGCGACAGGACCCGACGATCATCAACGGCTCGCGCCGTGCCCGTATCGCGCGCGGTTCAGGGGTCGAGGTCAGCGCCGTCAAGGGCCTGGTCGAGCGGTTCTTCGAGGCCCGCAAGATGATGTCGCGGATGGCCCAGGGGGGCGGCATGCCCGGGATGCCGGGGATGCCCGGGGCGGGAGGCGGGCCCGGCCGTCAGAAGAAGCAGGCGAAGAAGGCCAAGGGCAAGCAGCGCTCCGGCAACCCCATGAAGCGCCGCCAGCAGGAACAGGAAGAGGCGGCGAGGCGCGCCGCCGCGCAGAGCGGTGGTGCCTTCGGTCTCCCGCAGCAGGGCGACAAGGACTTTGAACTGCCGGACGAGTTCAAGAAGTTCATGGGCTGA
- the rplS gene encoding 50S ribosomal protein L19: MSHVLDTVDAASLRSDIPAFRPGDTVNVHVRVIEGNRSRVQQFKGVVIRRQGSGVRETFTVRKVSFSVGVERTFPVHTPIVEKIELVTRGAVRRAKLYYLRDLRGKAAKIKEKREN, from the coding sequence ATGTCCCACGTGCTCGACACCGTCGACGCCGCGTCGCTGCGCAGCGACATCCCCGCCTTCCGCCCCGGTGACACGGTCAACGTGCACGTGCGGGTCATCGAAGGCAACCGCTCCCGTGTGCAGCAGTTCAAGGGTGTGGTCATCCGTCGCCAGGGCTCCGGCGTGCGCGAGACCTTCACGGTTCGCAAGGTCTCCTTCTCCGTCGGCGTGGAGCGCACCTTCCCGGTGCACACCCCGATCGTGGAGAAGATCGAGCTGGTCACCCGGGGCGCTGTCCGGCGCGCCAAGCTCTACTACTTGCGTGACCTTCGGGGCAAGGCCGCGAAGATCAAGGAGAAGCGCGAGAACTGA
- the lepB gene encoding signal peptidase I, with protein METPPNRPERDRSTRSPSPEEISVPRERGGRSRSLVPRRITRLVPGGLVTCVLLALAVFPPALSAFVAQPFRIPSGSMEPTLAVGDRVLANKLAYRFDDRPMRGDIVVFDGTGHFGDGVYVKRVVGVGGDRVTCCDEEGRLRVNGRSVDESTFLHPGDSASAVDFDVRVPEGRLFLLGDHRSASRDSRDLLGSPGGGMVPADRVIGRADWIVWPRDHASRLERAAGPPSVGRLSPVDLDQGVPEGPRG; from the coding sequence ATGGAGACCCCACCGAATCGGCCCGAGCGCGACCGTTCGACCCGTTCCCCCTCGCCCGAGGAGATCTCGGTTCCGAGGGAACGAGGAGGGCGGTCGCGTTCGCTCGTTCCACGGCGGATCACGCGCCTGGTGCCGGGCGGCCTGGTCACGTGTGTTCTGCTGGCCTTGGCAGTGTTCCCCCCGGCGCTCTCCGCCTTCGTCGCGCAGCCCTTCAGGATCCCGAGTGGATCCATGGAGCCCACCTTGGCGGTGGGAGACCGCGTACTCGCCAACAAGTTGGCGTACCGTTTCGATGACCGGCCGATGCGCGGCGACATCGTCGTCTTCGACGGTACGGGCCACTTCGGGGACGGCGTCTACGTCAAGCGCGTCGTGGGCGTCGGCGGGGACCGTGTGACCTGCTGCGACGAGGAGGGGAGGCTTCGGGTGAACGGACGGTCCGTCGACGAGTCGACGTTCCTTCACCCGGGTGACAGCGCCTCCGCCGTGGACTTCGACGTGCGGGTGCCCGAGGGCAGGCTGTTCCTCCTCGGCGACCACCGTTCCGCTTCGCGCGACTCGCGCGACCTGCTGGGCTCGCCGGGGGGTGGCATGGTCCCGGCGGATCGGGTGATCGGCCGCGCCGACTGGATCGTGTGGCCCCGCGACCACGCCTCCCGCCTGGAACGAGCGGCGGGCCCGCCGTCGGTCGGTCGGCTTTCTCCGGTGGACCTCGACCAAGGCGTCCCGGAGGGGCCCCGTGGGTAG